Genomic window (Pongo abelii isolate AG06213 chromosome 4, NHGRI_mPonAbe1-v2.0_pri, whole genome shotgun sequence):
ATCCCCTGGGAGCTCCTGCAAATCCCTGCACCTAAGCTTATCCTAATAAAAAGCATCCTAGAGGGTTTTAATGTGTAGCAGGTTCTGAGAACCAGTGATCTAGATTCTTGTGTTTTAAAGAGGGGTGggtccatggaccagcagcaATGACACCAccagggagcttgttagaaatgcagcaaCTCAGGCCCAATCCCAGAAATACCAAATCAGAACTTTCATGTTAAAAGACCCACAAGTAAGATTTCTATGCCCGTTAAAGTTTGTGAAGTGCTGCCAACATGATCCTCCTATCTCTCCAATTATTGTTGTTCTCTTGAAGCAGACATCTCCCTGGGAACTGCTACGTGAGCCAGGTGATGACCACATGATGTAAGCAGAGAAACTCACAACTCAGCATAGATGTTGTGCCTGCTGTGAGTCACCGGGGgtaacatgtttattttttgtttttatttatttatttttttgagacggagtctcactctgttgcccaggctggagtgcagtggcatgatctcggctcaccacaacctccacctcccgggttcaaccgattctcctgcctcagcctcctgaatagctgtgattacaggcttgtgccaccacgcccagctaatttttgtatttttagtagagacggggtttcaccattttggtcaggctggtctcaaactcctgacctcgtgacccgccgccttggctggtctcgaacttctgacctcgtgatcccccccaaagtgctgggattacaggcgtgagccaccagtaACATGTTTTAAGTGGAGTGAATTAGATCTTCTGACAGGGGAAGGGGATTGAACTCTTCAGTCTGAAATACCAGTACTGGGTTCATTAGTCTGGATTGACCAGAGCAAAAAATGCTATAAATGAACATCCACCAGAGTTGGAGTTAGTTTGCAGGCTACGGTTCAGTTTAAAAAACTTGAGTGGAAAAGTAGATAAAGCAAGAGGCAAAAGGGAATGAACATTAGGAATAAGGAAGTGAGGGGAGGAAGACCAGAGGCCAAGCCAGTTCAGGGAAGAGGAGCACCACAGGGAGGGCTGGGGATGCAGAGGGAGGATGATGAGAGAGAGGAAGTGCAGAGGGTGGTCCTACATACTGACTCCCCTGAGTCACGGCGATGCAATTCCTCAATCCTGGCTTACTTTTATAAGCTCCTTTCCTACAAGATCTCAGTACTTTgttgctatagactgaatgtttgtgtcttccctcccccaaattcgtatgttgaaatcctaacccccaatgtgctCATAAGAGGAGATAGCGCCTTTGAGAGGcaattaggtcataagggtagaGCTcccataaatgggattagtgcccttataagaagagacacagaagCTTGCTCTCAATCTCTGCTCTCAGACATATGAGGATATAATGAGAAGACGGCcacctgcaaaccaggaagagagccctaaccagacaccagatctgccagcaccttgatcttagacttcccagcttccacaagtgtgagaaataaatgtttaagtcATCTAGCCTGTGGTGTATTTGTTATAGCACCTTGAGCTGACCGAGACATTTgtggaataaaatattaataggcATTTTTCTGGCATATTAATGCTCACCAGGACCAGCGCAAAAAGTACAGGTTGGGTATAGCAACGAAGAGCTTGGACTTGGGAGCCACACAACTTAAAATCCCAATCTCAGCTCTGACAGTTATTAGCTGGTGACCTCAGCCATATCTGTTGGCCTCCCTGGGGCCCTTTCTCATCTCCTGGCATGACACTGGCAATTACTTCATAAAAGCAAATGCAGAAAACCTGTGAAGCAAAAAGCACAATGCCTGGAATCtgtaagattttatatatataacatattaatgCAATATATGTATACTGAGTAATATACACAAGGAGCTGAGACAATTCTTCTAAATGTTGTTGATTGAAGATTGTCCACCATTCCATATTAGTTGCCTAAGTTCCTTTTAAGTGACAGTGCTAAATGAGAGTAAGATCACTTACAAAGTTATTTTCACCAAATTAATGTGTAGACCTTGTCTGGATCCTGATTTAAACAAATGGTGAATACAAAGACACATATGATACAGttggaaaattttgaaaatggtTTCACTGTTAGACATTaaggaattattgttaattttgttaggtGTGATAATGGCTTAGTGGTTATGTCAGGAAAAAAGAGTTTTTGGCAGTTAGGAGACTCATAAGGTACATGGATGTGTTTTGGTCAAGGAATAGGCCGAGGTGGGCATCCGGGCCAGAGTGACTCAGCGAGTTTAGGGCACAGGTGCATACTCCACTTGTTATATAACCTGTTTGTGTAAGTTCATACTTGGCTCTGAGCCCCTATTGTCTGTAGAAGGTATAACTGCCCTGCTGATGCTGTGCACGGGGCTCAGTTTGGCATGGCACGGCACGGCATGGCACGGCACAGCTTGCGTGCTGCTGCCCGGAGAGAGAGTAATGCTGGGGACCCCTGTAAGGGAAAGCCAGTTGCCTCGAAGGCAGACAGAGGGGGAGCCAGGAACTGGCTTGTGCCCAGAGggaaagagttaagctgctgaccctgtGGCTGGTCTTGCAGGCCAGGGAGTGCACCTGCAAGCATGGGAGTGGCAGGAGCCAGAGCAGACAGGTGGACAGTGTAAGAGAGCTACTGATGAGAGAGCTGCtgaataaaattacatttcacCTGCTTACAGCCCCCCGAGTGTTCTTTCAGctattcacccatccacccacttgCCTCAGGCCTCAGCTGAGGCTGGAATCTAACCCCAAGCAGGACATTTGGCGTAGTCATGGCCGTGGACCTGACATTGTTGAAATATTAGGTCAGAACACAGAATATTGCCAATAGTTGACCACTTCTGACCTACAAAAACAGCAGTTTCATATGGTTCAATCTATTATTAACAAGTGAAATAATTTGATatctagaattattttaaaatatttctgtgggAAAATGAGGTGAAGGGGTGGATAGATGAAATAGGATTGTCAAAATATTGACAACAGTGGGTCTGAGTGATGAGGATGTTGGAATTCATcatgctcttctctctctctgtgtttgcTTGAAACTTTCCATAAGTTTCATTTGGTATTCAACTGTGTATTATGACTACGAGGTAGTTTTTATGACCATAAGTGAACTTTAATCTTGTGTAAACACACAAAAAGGAGAGATTGAATTGGGCTGTGTAAATGAACCTAAGGGCAGGTGGAGCTGGTGTCAGCAATGATTGACTGCCTTGAACATCTCGAGGACCCCCTCTGTCATTCTCTATCTCTTCCCTGTTCCTTTTGGAACATTAATTCGCTGATACAAACTTGTCCAAGTGGTGGGGTGTGGACACAGAGAGAGCTGTGCTGGGCTAGCAAGCCCACATCCTTATGTTttgtgattaaaaagaaaaaaggaacaagagGTTCTTATTCTCTGGCAGGAATTTAAAAAGTCCCAAGAGCCCTGATTAGCCCCGTTTAGATCAGGCGCCCACTTCTTAGACCAATTAGTGTGGCCTTGGCTGTGAGAGGCTGTAATTGGCCCAGCTTGGGTCACCTGACCACCTCAGTAGCCAGGAGGGCTCTTTGTGCTCTGAAGATTCTGGGATGGAAGAAGGGCTGAGCAGACAGAAACACTAGCCACCCTTATAAGGTTTCTGGTTCTTTGCACTAGCTATTAGATTACAAGCAGTCTGATCACAGATCATGTCTTTTTCCTTACCAGTTAATTATTTGTTTCCCcagtttttatttcaaagtttaaAGACCTGGTTGCAAGGCTTGTTGCAAAACAGAATCAGCAttccccctttcctttccttggagGTGACTAGTTGTAACTCTCTGAAGTGGTTCTTTTGGTTTTGCTTCCACAAATTGGAGTGACATCTTTCTATTCCTCTATTTGGTTTTTCAGTTACAGGCATTGTCTGCCTAGTCCCATCATTGAGATGATTTTGATGTCTTTCATACCCACCCACGCTCCCTACCCAACATATTCGTCCTTTCTATCCCCTCATGTTGCCTGTAAATTATATCAGTAGCATTGATTAGGtcaatatttaacatttacaCGATCCTGACTGTGTAAACTGTATCTCTAGCCGAGCTACACCTGCACCACTTTGTATTCTCCTTAGAgttcataatttttttcccatGGAAATTTTTTCTTAGCTGGGTAGAGGCCGTCTCACTAGCATACATCTTTGTTTTATAGAATTACACGTAGGTCTGAACTCGAGATTTCACCCCCATGATTTCAGGTTACTCACACCctccaaaattcatttgtttttcattgtattttataaaatagttaCAAGTATGGCAGCAATGTGATTGAAAACAATTTTAGGAGGACCTATAGTTATAGAAATGCATCAACTTtggtcattattttaaaaatatagatagcTACCTCTTCAACAATGTAGAGAAAGCATGTAAAACagcatataaaatatttctgaactttTAACTATAGTGTCTTAGGATCAAGAGGTATGTATGCTTATTGCAAAATTTGGtgctttctaaatattaaaatcagCCTCATGCTTGCAATGTTGAAATAATGTTCAGGAAAGATATCctaacagtggttctcaaagcatAGTTTAGAACAGCATCAATCTCACCTatgaacttgttagaaatgcaaatctccCTCCCCTTTAATGAGAAAGAGGGAAAGGCGGGGagcaatctgtgttttagaaggcctccagatgattctgatgcagaCTGGAGTTTGAAAACCAGTGTCCGAGACAAACATTGTGTAAGTTAGGGATCATGTCCAGCTGTTAGTAATAGAGACTTGAGATGACAGTGGCTTAAAGCACATATCAAGTTTTTCCTTCCATAAAAGAAGACTGCAGGTAGGTAGACTTGGATGATTCAGATGTCATATTTTCACTCTGTCCCTGCCATATAACTCCCATCCTCATGGTTTTAAAATCGTTGCTGAAATTTCAGCTATAACAAACATTCTAGGCACAGGAAAAAGCAAGAGAGCTGGGGAGAAGGCAAGCTAGGTAAATTACCTTCCAAGCGCACTCTCAGATGTCCCACCCAGTGACTTAGGCTTAAAACTCATTTGCCCACCACCCCATAGTTGAAAGGGAAGCTGGGAATTAACAGCTGGTCATATTGTTGCTCAGAATAAAACCAGGGATGCCAGAAAGAATGGATACTAGAAGGAACTAGCAACTTCTAGATCCTTCCTGGAATGGAGTCAGTCATCAAAGTTAAGCCTTTAAGAACATTATTCTGAAATAGCTCTTTACTACCCATGCATTAAAACACCATCTTTTATCTGCTACAGGAAAAACTACATCCTTGTTTTAAGCAAAAGTCTTTGCTTACTTTGAGAATCCGAATAGCCATTTAtcagaataaatgaatacaatttcACCTAAGTAGAGGCTGTAGTTGTATACATCAACCAAGCATCCTGCAGTTTCTGAGAAGTTGATTTATAACAAACATACATGAAAAACAATCAATTAAAAAATCCGTTCTCTTCAGGATTATAATTTCTCTCATGGAAATACATCATAAGGAAGTAATTCAAGGAAAGGAGAAGCTGTATGAACAAAACTTCATAGCACTGTTATTtatgacagcaaaaaaaaaaaaagtagtttacaATTCAAATGTCCTACAATAAAGTAGAGGCTGAGTGAATTGTGGTATGACCATTACATAGCCATAAAGACCATGTAGCAACATGGCAGAGTGATTGTAAAAATATTGGCAGTGGGGGCAAAAGTCAAAACACGTGTATGTAGATAAGAGCATTCAGAGAACTATAATGCTTTTGTCAGGATGTTAGAATTACGAATATACGTGGTTTCTGTTTACTTTCCTTTATTGTTCTATGAGaaacaacaaagaacaaaacaagaaacgacaagaacaaaaaaataaatttacccaGGTTCCTGGCCATGATTTTCCCTGAGATTCTTTTCTGGCTGTTTGTCTTATGCATGATTCAACCGAGGGTGCTCCAGGAGGGCGTGCTTTGCTGCTCTGTGGGAAGGCTGTATGTAAGGCCTGATGAAGAGTCTTCCTGTGGCTTTGGTGTGTCCACGTGGGTTGACACCCTGATCATCTGTCTCTGAAGCCGTTTGTTTTGCatcatcagattttttttccagtacTGAGAACAACTTTGCAATCATctattcattctctcttgccACAGTTTCCTCATAATCAGTTTCATGAAACTAGAAGCCAATTGTCCCAATTTAGATGTAGATTTGTAGGTGCCAATGGgaacaaaaaatatgaaacttaTGTAGGAATCAAATCAGTCTTTAATATGATGCTGTGTATAGACCTGCCTCACCACCACTGGCACCAAAAATAGTCCCTGTTCCTGAAATTACTGTAAATTTGCATAGTTGTCCAGCTTGGTAAGAGCTAGAATAGGTTGACTACAGTGTTTATCTTTTTAGGTTGAAGATTTCCCAAATGCCCTTACTCCTTGAGATGGATTGAGATTTGTGAGTGAAATATCAAACCCCTGGCATATCTGCATACTGGGTAGGCTGGTGACTGTTATGGATTTAGAACTGGTGAAAGAAAAATGGCCAGGGAACTTCTCAGCGGGTGGGGGTTGATGATAACAAATACTCAGCTCAGTAGAGATGGGAGAACAGAGCAGAAGCTCATCAGGAATCCTCCACCAGCAAGGCCTGGGGACACTGGGGGTGTCTGTGTGCTCACAACCAAGGCAGGAGTCCttcaaagaaagggaaaaatcttggctgggtgccttggcttatgcctgtaatcccagcactttgggaggatcacgacgtcaggagtttgagaccagcctggccaacatagtgaaaccccgtctctactaaaaatacaaaaaattagttgggcgtggtggcgggcacctgtaatcccagttacttgggaggctgaggcaggaaaatcacttgaacctgggaggcagaggttgcagtgagccaagatcgcaccactgcactccagcctgggcgacagtgcgagactccatctcaaaaaaaaaaaaaaaaaattagaaagggaAGAATATTGATTTTCCAGGAAGTGAGGGACCTGAGATAAAAAGTTCAACCTACCCTATTGAAAACTACTTCCATAAAGTAATCGAGCAAACAAGAGTATTTATCTTATTAATCTTAGAGGAGAAACCAACCTGAAGTAGGAGGAAGACAGGTAAATCCTGGAAGACTCTTTGAGACTTTACCAAATTAAATGGCTTAAGTTCATGTGCCTATATTGTGTATAATACACATGCTGAATTTCTTTTACACTGAAGTGAAATAAACTCTGCTCTTTAAATAAGGGGCAAGTGCCATAAACTGAAAGAATCTTTGTGGGGAATCAGCAAAACCAGAGAAAGGAAAGCTCATAAAGTCCAAGGGTTTGGGTTTTTGgagcacattttattttacaataccAGAGAATCAACATCTAGTAGTAGCATAATACAAAATGAAACACCAGTCTATTTAAAACTCAAGTAATGGGAACTGTATTTcaaaaatgacaagaaaacaaaataggagATTTAGAGACTGGTcgatataaatgtataaaaagccCCCAAAACTCTCATTTCATCATCAGTGCAAACAAAAATCATTTATAATAACATACATAAGAATACATTCACTTACATTCACAAAGtggattatcatttttattttccatgaaatatgtcaaaatatatGCAAGTATATCTTCACATTCTGAAGGGCAAGATAAATcttcaaatttaaatatgtacatttcaCTTAAATtaaccaaaatattaaaaatagcagCAACACTGGTCTTTAAATACGTCTAATATCCCAAGAGATTGTTCACACAATATAGACTATTTTGGTAGCTCTTTcattattaatattgtttaatATCCACATACAGTTTAGAAACTCTAAGGTTCTGGTCTGATCTCTGAATAAAGTCTAGATTcaataaatacaaagaataattataaaacacAGACTGCAGGACATTCTCAAGACCAGGGAGGAAATCATACCCAAAGGTTTTAGGGAAGAATCAGATATGAAGGTGTACAGGAAATCTGTAGGATTTCCAAGGCAAAAGGTGTGATCTGACAAGCTCCCTGAAATGTTAACAGACTGAGTCCAGAGAAATGTGTGAATGTCTCGAAGGCACTTTCTCTGATTCATCCTTCCATGTTCCCTTTGAATACAGCATTTAAGTGATGAACAACTTTGGAAATTTCCCAATAAACAGGGGATAGAATCACTTCTCACCAGGAGGCAAGACACTGGATCAggaggttatttgtttttcagcATTTACGTTTATTCTGATGACCAAAGGCATAAAAACCAAGATTTCAACAGGATTTTGTGTATTTCATCCTAGATGGTGGGAAAAGTATTTGTAGCCCCATTCTCAATGTGCCACTGTACCAACCTGTAACCCTATTGGCTTAGAAAGAAACCCCAAATGGGGTTACAGGAGTTTCCTCAGATCTGGATTTGGTTACAGAAGTTGCCCCTGTGACTGAGGActctttttatatttcaatagtttttcaGAAAAGGTAAATGTTTAAGCCTTTAAATGGGGTTGGACCTTTGTCTTATACTACTACAGGTATCACTCTCTGACATTGAAATGTTAATAGTTTGTACCTATTTTCAAATCACTTCATATTACTATTTCAATCgattctcaccaaaaaaaaaaaaaacaaaaaaacttgtgtGGAAGCAAGGATAGGCATCCAAGTGCTCATTTCAAAGATCTGGAAAACTGAGGTTCATAGAGACCAAAGTGATTTACCTGTCCACAGTCACACATGAGTGAACTGGTATGGATCTTTTGCAGAACTTAGCTCTATACAATGTTTACTGATTTTGAAGAATGGGGCTTGGTAATAGTTATTTCCGAAGAATGAAGTAATTTGAAGGGGGtaaataaaaagggagaaaaatgagtTCAAGAGAAGAAAGGGAGTGAGAAGTGGTGTCAGTTGGCAGTTAGTATTATGaactttaaaatgagcaaagtgCATTTCACATTTAGaacacagacatttaaaaaatatgtaatacttAAATCTTCCAAATTGTCCTATTTTGGGCTTGATTTACTACatctttaaatataatatctgaGGCTACATCTTTATTTACTGAGGCTGCCATTGAGACATATGATGACCAAGAAATTTTTACATGAGTTCTACAATTTCCCAAGAGACTGGTGAAAATGTTATTGCCTATTCTCAGAACATTCCTACCCCATTTTACTTCTAGAAcaattccattatatgtatataatatatattatataataattatatatttacttcTAGAACATTTTGCTTCTAGAACAATtccattatatatgttatatataattatatattatataattatatatcacatattatataattattaattatataatatgtgatatataattatatataattatatattattatataacatattatatattaattatataatatataatatatactatatattatatattatataatatatactatatattatatataatataatatatagtatatattatatataatatatactatataatatatagtatatattatatataatatattatataaatataatatataatacatattatatatatttattacaatattatattatatattgtaatatatattattatatataatattatatattatatatattattatatataatatatattaacatatatataattatgtattatataatataaatatatattatatattatatattttatattatacactatatattatataatatatattttatatactatataacatattatatattatacatattatatatattttatattctatataacatattatatattatacagattatatatagttatatattatattataatatatattatatattatataatatattatatagtatataatatataaaatatatattatatgtaatagaaTTGttctatatataacataaatatatattacatatatataaaatatatatttatatatctattttgaCTCATTTGGTGGTTTTCTCAAGTGTGGGTTTTAGAAAATATCCTTAATGAAtattcttgctgtgtccttaggAAAATTAGCTTTTTTCTCTCTGCAACTAAGCTGAGAAAAAGACTGCAAGAAACTTAGAGCTTTTATCACTTTAAATCTGGATTCCAGTTGGACAGTTgccagagaagaaaaaattttaaatgactataaaaattaatttagaaagctGTAATATTTCACACAACCTTTTCAAGAAAGTTTAGTGACTCTTAGCTTGATAGTTCCATACAACAGAATTATAATGATTCCATAGAAAGTATCATTGTAAAGAAACTTATCTAGAATGATAACTTATGAATTGAGGACTTAGGCTTAATGTTCTGGTGTGTGACACTTGGAGCTATTGGTCAGTTCTTATTTTTAATCagtaaatgcattttaaagaaacagTTGAACTAAAAAGGAGGCCATTCATGATACTGTTTTGTAACATGATAAAAATGTTGTATAAATCCCTTCGCTCCTCTTTAGGTACTACCTGTCCCAACCCATATCCTCACCCCTTTCCTTAACTTTCATACACTATAAATGCCCCCCAACAGTCTCCTCAACCCTGAATTGACCAAGTAATGCACCAAAAGGCAGATTATGCTTTGGCAAGCAGGAAATTGGACTattctttgagatttttctgAGGTAGTGAGTCTTTCCTCCTCTGCTCTAATGGTTAAGAAATATCTTGGAAGCTGAGTTAAGAGACAAGTGGAGTGTTGGTCACAATACTTAAACACTACTCTGAAATGGGTGGCTTATATGACCACAAACTTCAAAAACTTCTTCAGTAGAATCCTGACTGTTACGTGGAGAACTTAAAGATACCGAGGTTGCTATGATGAGGATAAGCCGCAGTCTCTAAAAAAGGTTCTGTCATACAGTTAGGTGCTCAATAATGTTTGATGACTGACTGAATGTTTAAGATCTCTGATTTAGCTCAGTGAGAttacaagcaaaaacaaatattaaaaaaacctAGCCAACTGCAGGCTAATAACATCAAAGGCTAGATCACTTTCCCTTGCGTATGGAATTTTGGACACCTTTTAAAATATGGGAGGACTGAGTTTAAACAGTATCGGGCATAGTATAGTATTCAATTCCACACTGACTCCATTTATCAGGCACCCTCTTATTTCCATCCTGATTTTACTATCATGATGTGGTAGTGAGATTTCTATCCATAAATAACTTTTCTGAGGACAAAGTGATCCAGTCTCTCTGTTGTTCTTCAAGCTTTTCTGCCAAGCATTTAATCAAGATAGGGTCCACCTTAGAATCAAATTTATTAGCAAACCAATGTCCATCTTTGATAAGCCACCTTAATTCTGCAGCTCCATAAATACACACGCTTCGAAGGTGAGATCCAGTACAACCAGGATAGAAAAAGCCTTCATAGTAATTCCACTTGACAAGGCGAGTCTTACTCTGCAGATCAGACACATCCTGGGCTGATCTGGAAATCTCCCCAGGTATTCCTGGAACCCGAATCAAGGTAGCCCAAAAGTGCTCATCAGGAGAGTATGTGTCTTTAGACCAGGCAAAAAAGTCTTGAATGACGGAGttgttgaaaatatatttaacaaatgcttgacttaaaacaaaataagcacTGCCAACAAATATCTGAATGTTATGGGGGGGTGCTTCCTTGGAGATGTTTGTCCTTATTGGTAGCTTCACATATTCATAAGGCACCCGTCTAAGTTCATGATGGTAAGTAAATCTTTCCAATTTACTGTTTGGGGGTTTCACCGTCTCCAACATATTTGCTCCATTGAGTTTTTTCAACTCTGACACTAATTCAAAATTTGACTTCAGGGGAAAATCTTGCCCACACAAGTTGATAACATATTTCCACTGGATTGAAGACTTCAGAAGGTCCGACAAGCAATTTAAATCAGCCTGGAGTCTGGAAATGTGGGCATATTCCACAGCCTCTAATTTGGAAGCAATGAAAATATTGGAGAAGCACTTAGCTAAATTGTTCATGGCAACTTTGAAGGTATCAGGTGCCTTACGATCATAATGGATGCAGTAAATATTGTGCTGGTTGTA
Coding sequences:
- the GCNT4 gene encoding beta-1,3-galactosyl-O-glycosyl-glycoprotein beta-1,6-N-acetylglucosaminyltransferase 4, with product MKIFKCYFKHTLQQKVFILFLTLWLLSLLKLLNVRRLFPQKDIYLVEYSLSTSPFVRNRYTHVKDEVRYEVNCSGVYEQEPLEIGKSLEIRRRDIVDLEDDDVVAMTSDCDIYQTLRGYAQKLVSKEEKSFPIAYSLVVHKDAIMVERLIHAIYNQHNIYCIHYDRKAPDTFKVAMNNLAKCFSNIFIASKLEAVEYAHISRLQADLNCLSDLLKSSIQWKYVINLCGQDFPLKSNFELVSELKKLNGANMLETVKPPNSKLERFTYHHELRRVPYEYVKLPIRTNISKEAPPHNIQIFVGSAYFVLSQAFVKYIFNNSVIQDFFAWSKDTYSPDEHFWATLIRVPGIPGEISRSAQDVSDLQSKTRLVKWNYYEGFFYPGCTGSHLRSVCIYGAAELRWLIKDGHWFANKFDSKVDPILIKCLAEKLEEQQRDWITLSSEKLFMDRNLTTTS